A genomic segment from Acuticoccus sediminis encodes:
- a CDS encoding sensor domain-containing diguanylate cyclase yields the protein MSDNKLNDEAGRLACLSRLAILEAKDGAGFAHITQVVRTALDLPIAAVTLIGAEDQYIKASIGLGLERTSRSSSFCTITIQERGALIVEDALQHPPFDANEYVLGDPFIRSYVGVPLVTMEGYQVGSLCGMDHRPRTFSPAQISLMDQLARCVENEMELKMSAALDGLTRLLSRTAFFDVVESARARAGGAGPCGSVAIVDLDHFKSINDTYGHQTGDDVLRAASRLFAETFGTAVHVGRLGGEEFGILLPGRTADEAAAMLERYRAALEVQRIGAGKGIRVTASLGIAELMPTGLEADATAAFKRADVALYRSKSGGRNRITIWEDRGEAVPEQALALPSLRRVRARDGEIDARSAPEQILKTLSRRPTKPVKVRRQRSGPRQLA from the coding sequence GTGAGCGACAACAAGTTGAATGACGAGGCAGGGCGTCTTGCATGCCTCTCGCGGCTGGCGATCCTCGAAGCGAAGGACGGCGCCGGTTTCGCTCACATCACCCAGGTGGTCCGCACCGCGCTGGATCTGCCGATCGCCGCAGTCACCCTGATCGGCGCTGAGGACCAGTACATCAAGGCCTCGATCGGGCTCGGCCTCGAGAGGACGAGCCGATCGTCCTCGTTCTGCACGATCACGATCCAGGAACGCGGCGCCCTCATCGTCGAGGACGCGCTGCAGCATCCGCCGTTCGACGCCAACGAGTACGTGCTCGGCGATCCCTTCATCCGCAGCTATGTCGGCGTCCCGCTGGTGACGATGGAGGGGTATCAGGTCGGCTCGCTATGCGGCATGGATCACCGGCCGCGCACCTTCTCGCCGGCGCAGATCTCGCTGATGGACCAGCTCGCGCGGTGCGTCGAGAACGAGATGGAGCTGAAGATGAGCGCCGCCCTCGACGGGCTGACGCGCCTCCTCAGCCGCACCGCGTTCTTCGACGTCGTCGAGTCGGCCCGCGCCCGCGCCGGCGGGGCCGGGCCCTGCGGCAGCGTCGCGATCGTCGACCTCGACCACTTCAAGTCGATCAACGACACCTACGGCCACCAGACCGGCGACGACGTGCTGCGGGCGGCCTCGCGCCTCTTCGCCGAGACCTTCGGGACCGCCGTCCACGTCGGGCGTCTGGGCGGCGAGGAGTTCGGCATCCTGCTGCCGGGGCGCACGGCCGACGAGGCGGCGGCGATGCTCGAACGCTATCGCGCCGCCCTCGAAGTCCAGCGGATCGGCGCCGGGAAGGGTATCCGCGTCACCGCCAGCCTCGGGATCGCCGAGCTCATGCCGACCGGCCTCGAAGCCGACGCCACCGCCGCCTTCAAGCGCGCGGACGTGGCGCTCTACCGGTCCAAGTCCGGCGGGCGCAACCGCATCACCATCTGGGAGGACAGGGGCGAGGCGGTGCCGGAACAGGCGCTCGCGCTGCCGAGCCTGCGGCGGGTGAGGGCCCGCGACGGCGAGATCGACGCCAGGAGCGCGCCCGAACAGATCCTCAAGACGCTCTCCCGCCGCCCGACCAAGCCGGTCAAGGTGAGGCGCCAGCGCTCCGGACCGCGCCAGCTCGCCTGA
- a CDS encoding ABC transporter substrate-binding protein: protein MFRFILAAAIFAAAGPASAQDHLRVLADWFINPDHAPIILAEARGEFGKRDLEVELVAPADPSAPPRLVAAGEGDIAITYQPSLYQQADEGLPVMRIGTLVGSPLNSLVVLDDGPVKTLADLKGKTVGYSVGGFEDALLGRMLREADLKLDDVTLVNVNFALTQALLSGRVAAVIGAFRNFELTQIEIEGKKGKAFLPEEHGVPSYEELIFIAHKDKADSPAFSRFLDAVGAAAEWAKANPAEAKKLFFAAQPDIDDRLNEAAFDATLDKFVTSPKVLDREGYEAFARFMTDAGLVKNLPPLASYATEIE from the coding sequence ATGTTCCGTTTCATCCTCGCCGCCGCGATCTTCGCCGCGGCCGGCCCGGCCTCGGCCCAGGACCATCTGCGCGTCCTCGCCGACTGGTTCATCAACCCCGACCATGCGCCGATCATCCTGGCCGAGGCGCGCGGCGAGTTCGGCAAGCGCGACCTCGAGGTGGAGCTGGTGGCGCCGGCGGACCCCTCCGCCCCTCCCCGCCTCGTCGCCGCCGGCGAGGGCGACATCGCCATCACCTACCAGCCGAGCCTCTACCAGCAGGCCGACGAGGGGCTGCCGGTGATGCGCATCGGCACGCTGGTCGGCTCCCCGCTCAACTCGCTGGTGGTGCTCGACGACGGCCCCGTGAAGACGCTCGCGGACCTCAAGGGCAAGACGGTCGGCTACTCGGTCGGCGGCTTCGAGGACGCGCTGCTCGGCCGGATGCTGCGGGAGGCGGACCTCAAGCTCGACGACGTCACCCTCGTGAACGTCAACTTCGCGCTGACGCAGGCGCTGCTCTCCGGCCGCGTCGCCGCCGTCATCGGCGCGTTCCGCAACTTCGAGCTGACGCAGATCGAGATCGAGGGCAAGAAGGGCAAGGCCTTCCTGCCGGAGGAGCACGGCGTCCCCTCCTACGAGGAGCTGATCTTCATCGCCCACAAGGACAAGGCCGACAGCCCCGCCTTCTCCCGCTTCCTCGACGCGGTCGGCGCCGCCGCCGAATGGGCGAAGGCGAACCCCGCCGAGGCGAAGAAGTTGTTCTTCGCCGCGCAGCCAGACATTGACGACCGCCTCAACGAGGCCGCCTTCGACGCCACGCTGGACAAGTTCGTGACCAGCCCGAAGGTGCTCGACCGTGAGGGCTACGAGGCCTTCGCCCGGTTCATGACCGACGCGGGCCTCGTGAAAAACCTGCCCCCGCTCGCGAGCTACGCCACCGAGATCGAGTAG
- a CDS encoding pirin family protein, whose amino-acid sequence MSFSPCPDPVLGDADSVAAVETVIVPRAVDLGEMTVRRALPSVQRQMVGPFIFFDQMGPAEFLTDTGIDVRPHPHINLATVTYLLEGEILHRDSLGTEMTIRPGDVNWMRAGKGIVHSERTGEERKHNGQRLFGLQTWVALPAAMEESDPAFIHHGREELPFADDTGLTMRLVAGATHGLKSPLQTASETLYADVALTSGTRFEVEASHEERALYVLSGGLLIDGGTYESGTLLVLRRGDSVTVTASGDTRFMLFGGEPMEGPRYIWWNFVSSRPERIEAAKQEWAKGRFDTVPGDEVEFIPLPENIGKPRRAVGGRSFGDAGS is encoded by the coding sequence ATGAGCTTCAGCCCCTGCCCGGATCCTGTCCTCGGTGACGCGGACTCCGTCGCCGCCGTCGAGACCGTGATCGTCCCGCGCGCGGTCGACCTCGGCGAGATGACCGTGCGGCGCGCGCTGCCGAGCGTCCAGCGACAGATGGTCGGCCCGTTCATCTTCTTCGACCAGATGGGCCCGGCCGAGTTCCTCACCGACACCGGGATCGACGTGCGTCCCCACCCGCACATCAACCTCGCCACGGTGACCTACCTGCTGGAAGGCGAGATCCTCCACCGCGACAGCCTCGGCACCGAGATGACGATCCGCCCCGGTGACGTGAACTGGATGCGTGCCGGCAAGGGCATCGTCCACTCCGAGCGGACGGGCGAGGAGCGCAAGCACAACGGTCAGCGCCTCTTCGGCCTGCAGACCTGGGTCGCCCTGCCAGCCGCGATGGAGGAGAGCGACCCCGCCTTCATCCACCACGGCCGCGAGGAACTCCCCTTCGCCGACGACACGGGGCTCACGATGCGTCTCGTCGCCGGCGCGACCCACGGCCTGAAGTCTCCGCTGCAGACCGCGTCCGAGACGCTCTACGCCGACGTCGCGCTGACGTCCGGCACCCGGTTCGAGGTCGAGGCCTCGCACGAGGAACGCGCGCTCTATGTGCTGTCCGGTGGTCTCCTCATCGACGGCGGCACCTACGAGAGCGGCACCCTCCTCGTCCTGCGCCGCGGAGACTCGGTCACCGTCACGGCCAGCGGCGACACGCGCTTCATGCTCTTCGGCGGCGAGCCGATGGAGGGACCGCGCTACATCTGGTGGAACTTCGTCTCCTCCCGCCCCGAGCGCATCGAGGCGGCGAAGCAGGAATGGGCGAAAGGACGCTTCGACACCGTCCCCGGCGACGAGGTCGAGTTCATCCCTCTGCCGGAGAACATCGGCAAGCCCCGCCGCGCCGTCGGCGGCCGCTCCTTCGGCGACGCCGGCAGTTGA
- a CDS encoding phosphoserine transaminase: MNTAAMPGRKPGNPCFSSGPCAKRPGWTVDALADAALGRSHRSKLGKAKLGEVLDRTRTLLGVPADYRIGIVPASDTGAVEMAMWSLLGARPASMLAWESFGEGWVTDVIKQLKLDARIVKAPYGELPDLTTVDWDTDVVFTWNGTTSGVRVPNGDVIPANREGLTICDATSAAFAQALPWDKLDVVTFSWQKALGGEAAHGVLILSPRAVERLETYTPAWPLPKLFRMTKGGKLNEGIFKGETINTPSMLAVEDCLDALKWAESLPETLADRSDRNLAALTAWADRTPWVDFLAKDPAVRSNTSVCFRIVDPAVANAPEAEQAAFAKALAAKLEKEGVALDIGSYRDAPPGLRIWAGGTVETADLEALTEWLDWAFATTDKPVAQAAE, translated from the coding sequence ATGAACACCGCTGCAATGCCTGGTCGCAAGCCGGGTAATCCATGCTTCTCGTCCGGTCCCTGCGCCAAGCGCCCTGGTTGGACCGTCGACGCCCTGGCCGACGCCGCGCTCGGCCGTTCGCACCGTTCCAAACTCGGCAAGGCCAAGCTCGGCGAGGTCCTCGACCGGACCCGCACGCTCCTCGGCGTGCCGGCCGACTACCGCATCGGCATCGTCCCCGCGTCCGACACCGGCGCGGTCGAGATGGCCATGTGGTCGCTCCTCGGCGCCCGTCCCGCCAGCATGCTCGCCTGGGAATCCTTCGGCGAAGGCTGGGTGACGGACGTCATCAAGCAGCTCAAGCTCGACGCCAGGATCGTGAAGGCTCCGTACGGCGAGCTCCCCGACCTCACCACCGTCGACTGGGACACCGACGTCGTCTTCACCTGGAACGGCACGACCTCCGGCGTGCGCGTGCCGAACGGCGACGTGATCCCCGCGAACCGCGAGGGTCTCACCATCTGTGACGCCACCTCCGCGGCATTCGCCCAGGCCCTGCCGTGGGACAAGCTCGACGTCGTCACCTTCTCCTGGCAGAAGGCGCTCGGCGGCGAGGCGGCGCACGGCGTCCTCATCCTGTCGCCCCGCGCGGTGGAGCGGCTCGAGACCTACACCCCCGCCTGGCCGCTGCCGAAGCTGTTCCGCATGACGAAGGGCGGCAAGCTGAACGAGGGCATCTTCAAGGGCGAGACCATCAACACCCCCTCGATGCTCGCGGTGGAAGACTGCCTCGACGCGCTGAAGTGGGCCGAAAGCCTGCCCGAGACGCTTGCCGACCGCTCTGACCGCAACCTCGCCGCGCTGACCGCCTGGGCCGACAGGACCCCCTGGGTCGACTTCCTCGCGAAGGACCCGGCGGTCCGCTCGAACACCTCTGTGTGCTTCCGGATCGTCGACCCCGCCGTCGCCAACGCGCCGGAGGCCGAGCAGGCCGCCTTCGCCAAGGCGCTCGCCGCCAAGCTGGAGAAGGAGGGCGTCGCCCTCGACATCGGCTCCTACCGCGATGCGCCTCCGGGCCTTCGCATCTGGGCCGGCGGCACCGTCGAGACGGCCGACCTCGAGGCGCTGACCGAGTGGCTCGACTGGGCCTTCGCCACGACCGACAAGCCGGTCGCCCAGGCCGCCGAGTAA
- a CDS encoding adenylosuccinate synthase, protein MGSVVVVGSQWGDEGKGKIVDWLSERAEVIVRYQGGHNAGHTLVIDGVTYKLSLLPSGVVRPGKLSIIGNGVVLDPRAFLTEVDAMRAKGVEISPATLKIAENVPLILSVHRELDQLREAASGAAAIGTTGRGIGPTYEDKVGRRAVRLADLNDRETIDGRIDRLLAHHNALRVGFGAEPVSAETIREELEAARPVLEYADPTWRTLREARNAGRNILFEGAQGAMLDIDHGTFPFVTSSNTVAGSAAAGSGVGPSSLDRTLGITKAYTTRVGNGPFPTEQKNEIGQLLGERGAEFGTVTGRKRRCGWFDAVMVRQAVQTGGIDRLALTKLDVLDGLDELKICVAYDVDGERMDRLPVETARQSRVQPVYETIKGWSASTRGARSWGELPAEAVKYVRHVEELVGAPVAMLSTSPERDDTILVEDPFHI, encoded by the coding sequence ATGGGTAGCGTCGTGGTTGTCGGCTCCCAATGGGGCGACGAAGGCAAGGGAAAGATCGTCGACTGGCTCTCCGAGCGAGCCGAGGTGATCGTCAGGTATCAAGGCGGCCATAACGCCGGTCACACGCTGGTGATCGACGGGGTCACCTACAAGCTCTCGCTGCTGCCTTCGGGTGTGGTGCGGCCCGGCAAGCTCTCGATCATCGGCAACGGTGTCGTGCTCGACCCCAGGGCCTTCCTGACCGAAGTCGACGCGATGCGGGCCAAGGGCGTGGAGATTTCGCCGGCGACGCTGAAGATCGCCGAGAACGTCCCCCTCATCCTCTCGGTCCACCGCGAGCTCGACCAGCTGCGCGAGGCCGCGTCCGGGGCCGCCGCGATCGGCACCACCGGCCGCGGCATCGGCCCGACGTACGAGGACAAGGTCGGCCGCCGGGCCGTGCGCCTCGCCGACCTCAACGACCGCGAGACGATCGACGGTCGCATCGACCGCCTCCTCGCGCACCACAACGCGCTGCGCGTCGGCTTCGGCGCCGAGCCGGTGTCGGCCGAGACCATCCGCGAGGAGCTCGAGGCCGCGCGTCCGGTGCTGGAGTACGCCGACCCGACCTGGCGGACCCTGCGCGAGGCGCGCAACGCCGGCCGCAACATCCTCTTCGAGGGTGCTCAGGGCGCAATGCTGGATATCGATCACGGCACCTTCCCGTTCGTCACCTCGTCGAACACGGTGGCGGGGTCGGCCGCGGCCGGATCCGGCGTCGGCCCCTCTTCCCTCGACAGGACACTCGGGATTACAAAAGCTTACACCACTCGCGTGGGCAACGGTCCGTTCCCGACGGAACAGAAGAACGAGATCGGCCAGCTCCTTGGCGAGCGGGGTGCCGAGTTCGGCACCGTCACCGGCCGAAAGCGCCGCTGCGGCTGGTTCGACGCAGTGATGGTCCGTCAGGCGGTGCAGACCGGTGGCATCGACCGTCTGGCCCTCACCAAGCTCGACGTTCTGGACGGGCTGGATGAGCTCAAGATCTGCGTCGCGTACGACGTGGACGGGGAACGCATGGACCGGCTACCTGTGGAAACGGCGCGTCAATCTCGCGTTCAGCCAGTCTACGAAACCATCAAGGGCTGGTCGGCATCGACGCGGGGTGCACGCTCTTGGGGAGAGTTGCCCGCCGAAGCGGTCAAGTACGTACGGCATGTGGAAGAGTTGGTCGGAGCGCCCGTGGCGATGTTGTCGACGAGCCCAGAACGAGACGATACAATACTTGTTGAAGATCCCTTTCATATTTAA
- the serA gene encoding phosphoglycerate dehydrogenase has product MQQTVANTATATAAKTRPVVLISDKLSDAAVQIFKDRGVDVIFEPDLGKDKEALLERIATVDGLAIRSATKVTDKVLEAAKNLKVIGRAGIGVDNVDIPAASRAGVIVMNTPFGNSITTAEHAIAMMFAVARQIPAADASTQAGKWEKNRFMGTELTGKTLGIIGCGNIGSIVAARGIGLKMRVIAYDPFLTAERAAEIGVEKVELDELFARADVLTLHTPLTEKTRNVVSRERIFAMKKGAIVINCARGGLVDEAALREALDQGHLAGAGVDVFSEEPAKENVLFGAPNLVCTPHLGAATSEAQENVALQVAEQMSDYLLRGAVSNALNMPSITAEEAPILTPFVTLAERLGSFAGQLTETGIKGVRIEYEGDVAELNLKALTAAAVTGLMRPLLQDVNMVSAPTIARDRGILVEEVRREQQGAYENYIRLTVISERQERSVAGTVFSDGKPRIIQVKGINLDADFAPHMIYVTNQDKPGFIGSIGMALGKAGVNIANFTLGRKEAGGEAICIIEVDGEPSADVLKTIETLPLVNQAKALNFTG; this is encoded by the coding sequence ATGCAGCAGACCGTTGCCAACACCGCCACCGCGACCGCAGCCAAGACGCGCCCGGTCGTCCTCATCTCCGACAAGCTGTCGGACGCCGCCGTGCAGATCTTCAAGGACCGCGGCGTCGACGTGATCTTCGAGCCGGACCTCGGCAAGGACAAAGAGGCGCTGCTCGAGCGCATCGCCACGGTCGACGGCCTCGCCATCCGCTCCGCCACCAAGGTGACCGACAAGGTCCTCGAGGCGGCGAAGAACCTGAAGGTGATCGGCCGCGCCGGCATCGGCGTCGACAACGTCGACATCCCCGCCGCCTCGCGCGCCGGCGTCATCGTGATGAACACGCCGTTCGGCAACTCCATCACGACCGCCGAGCACGCCATCGCGATGATGTTCGCCGTCGCCCGCCAGATTCCCGCCGCCGACGCCTCCACCCAGGCCGGCAAGTGGGAGAAGAACCGTTTCATGGGCACCGAGCTGACGGGCAAGACGCTCGGCATCATCGGCTGCGGCAACATCGGCTCGATCGTGGCAGCCCGCGGCATCGGCCTCAAGATGCGCGTCATCGCCTACGATCCCTTCCTGACGGCCGAGCGCGCCGCCGAGATCGGCGTCGAGAAGGTCGAACTGGACGAGCTCTTCGCCCGCGCCGACGTCCTGACGCTCCACACCCCGCTCACCGAGAAGACCAGGAACGTCGTCTCCCGCGAGCGCATCTTCGCCATGAAGAAGGGCGCCATCGTCATCAACTGCGCCCGCGGCGGCCTCGTCGACGAGGCCGCGCTGCGCGAGGCGCTCGACCAGGGTCACCTCGCCGGCGCCGGCGTCGACGTCTTCTCCGAGGAGCCCGCCAAGGAGAACGTCCTGTTCGGCGCGCCGAACCTCGTCTGCACGCCGCACCTGGGCGCCGCCACCTCCGAGGCGCAGGAGAACGTCGCCCTCCAGGTGGCCGAGCAGATGTCGGACTACCTGCTGCGCGGCGCCGTCTCCAACGCGCTGAACATGCCCTCGATCACCGCGGAAGAGGCGCCGATCCTCACCCCGTTCGTGACGCTCGCCGAGCGCCTTGGCTCGTTCGCCGGCCAGCTCACCGAGACCGGCATCAAGGGCGTGCGGATCGAGTACGAGGGCGACGTCGCCGAGCTGAACCTCAAGGCGCTGACCGCAGCCGCCGTCACCGGCCTGATGCGCCCGCTCCTGCAGGACGTGAACATGGTCTCCGCGCCGACCATCGCGCGGGACCGCGGCATCCTGGTCGAGGAAGTGCGCCGCGAGCAGCAGGGCGCCTACGAGAACTACATCCGCCTCACCGTCATCTCCGAGCGCCAGGAGCGTTCGGTGGCCGGCACGGTGTTCTCGGACGGCAAGCCGCGCATCATCCAGGTGAAGGGCATCAACCTCGACGCCGACTTCGCGCCGCACATGATCTACGTGACCAACCAGGACAAGCCGGGCTTCATCGGCTCCATCGGCATGGCGCTGGGCAAGGCGGGCGTGAACATCGCCAACTTCACGCTGGGCCGGAAGGAAGCCGGCGGCGAGGCGATCTGCATCATCGAGGTGGACGGCGAGCCGTCGGCGGACGTGCTGAAGACCATCGAGACCCTGCCGCTGGTCAACCAGGCCAAGGCGCTCAACTTCACCGGCTGA
- a CDS encoding hydroxypyruvate isomerase family protein, whose translation MIFSANLGFLWTDRPFLERLVAARSAGFTMVEFHDQAQQVGPEAVRDALGDLKVVGLNARMGETSGVAAMPGREAEARADIAEAIAAARTVGAGAIHVVSGLADDPDRHSRLAERLAEASAEAPELTFLVEPLCRQARPGYAVASVEEAAEVIRLAGVPNVKIMFDCYHVQRQSGDVLARFREHFDDIGHVQIAGGLTRQEPDRGELNYAFLLPAFVEAGYTGPIGCEYTPATTVEAGLSWRDAFTAPAGPPASL comes from the coding sequence ATGATCTTTTCTGCCAACCTTGGGTTTCTTTGGACGGATCGACCATTTCTGGAGCGGCTCGTCGCAGCACGGTCCGCCGGGTTCACGATGGTCGAGTTCCACGACCAGGCGCAGCAGGTCGGGCCCGAAGCGGTGCGCGACGCCCTCGGCGACCTGAAGGTGGTCGGCCTCAACGCGCGCATGGGCGAGACGTCCGGCGTCGCCGCCATGCCGGGCCGAGAGGCGGAGGCGCGGGCCGACATCGCCGAGGCGATCGCCGCCGCGCGGACGGTCGGGGCCGGCGCCATCCACGTCGTCTCCGGCCTCGCCGACGATCCGGACCGCCATTCCCGCCTTGCCGAGCGGCTGGCGGAGGCGTCGGCCGAAGCCCCGGAGCTGACATTCCTGGTCGAGCCGCTCTGCCGGCAGGCGCGCCCCGGCTACGCCGTCGCCTCGGTGGAGGAGGCGGCCGAGGTCATCCGCCTCGCGGGCGTGCCGAACGTGAAGATCATGTTCGACTGCTACCACGTGCAGCGCCAGAGCGGCGACGTCCTCGCCCGCTTCCGCGAGCATTTCGACGATATCGGCCACGTCCAGATCGCCGGCGGCCTCACGCGGCAGGAACCGGACCGCGGCGAATTGAACTACGCCTTCCTGCTGCCCGCCTTCGTCGAGGCCGGCTACACGGGCCCGATCGGCTGCGAGTACACGCCGGCGACCACGGTGGAGGCCGGCCTGTCCTGGCGCGACGCGTTCACTGCCCCGGCGGGGCCCCCGGCGTCCCTGTAG
- a CDS encoding DMT family transporter gives MIRYGNTINVKQDVNKGWSPLIANQPYVLLPLTMFLWSGNWVAGRYVAGDIPPVTLTAIRWVLAFLILLAIGRRHIRQDLPALKASWKIMVVLGVLSIGAYNICVYIGLSMTTVINGTLLSSTFPITIAITAYVVYRDRLTMPQAIGILVATCGALVVMTRGDLAVLATFRFNAGDVWIMISQVIWSLYTIYLRERPAVHPMSFQISAIAVGLVPLVPAAALELAFGSGIRFTPGGIAASLYIAVFAAVIAYLCFNRAVALIGANRAGPFFHLVPVFASLLAVVVLGERIELYHLVGWTIIIAGIVVAQVGRRPARKSAPTGTPGAPPGQ, from the coding sequence ATGATACGGTACGGGAACACCATCAACGTGAAACAGGACGTCAACAAGGGCTGGTCGCCCCTCATCGCCAATCAGCCTTATGTCCTGCTGCCGCTCACGATGTTCCTATGGTCGGGCAACTGGGTTGCCGGCCGATATGTCGCGGGGGACATCCCGCCGGTCACGCTCACGGCCATCCGCTGGGTCCTCGCATTCCTGATCCTGCTCGCAATCGGCCGGCGCCACATCCGGCAGGACCTGCCGGCCCTGAAGGCGAGCTGGAAGATCATGGTGGTGCTCGGCGTCCTTTCCATCGGCGCCTATAACATCTGTGTCTACATCGGCCTGTCGATGACGACCGTCATCAACGGCACTCTGCTGTCCTCCACATTCCCTATCACGATCGCGATCACCGCGTACGTCGTCTATCGCGACCGGCTCACCATGCCCCAGGCGATCGGCATCCTCGTCGCGACGTGCGGCGCGCTCGTCGTGATGACCCGCGGGGACCTCGCGGTTCTGGCCACGTTCCGCTTCAACGCCGGCGACGTGTGGATCATGATCTCCCAGGTGATCTGGTCGCTCTACACGATCTACCTGCGCGAGCGCCCGGCGGTGCACCCGATGTCGTTCCAGATCTCCGCCATCGCGGTCGGCCTCGTGCCGCTGGTGCCGGCGGCGGCCCTGGAGCTGGCGTTCGGCTCGGGCATCCGCTTCACGCCCGGCGGGATCGCGGCGTCGCTCTATATCGCCGTGTTCGCGGCGGTGATCGCATATCTGTGTTTCAACAGGGCGGTGGCGCTGATCGGCGCGAACCGGGCGGGGCCGTTCTTCCACCTCGTCCCGGTCTTCGCCTCGCTCCTGGCGGTGGTGGTGCTGGGCGAGCGGATCGAGCTCTACCACCTCGTCGGCTGGACGATCATCATCGCGGGGATCGTCGTCGCGCAGGTCGGCCGCCGCCCGGCACGCAAATCCGCCCCTACAGGGACGCCGGGGGCCCCGCCGGGGCAGTGA
- a CDS encoding class I SAM-dependent methyltransferase yields MSSQHDAWTAGHSYEHYMGRWSRVIAWRFLEWLDPPERRDWLEIGCGTGALTATILAKCDPASILATDQSDDFVRHAADTMHDERVRFETAEARALPVGDASVDIVTSGLVLNFIPDKPAALQEMRRVLRPGGLVAFYVWDYPGGGMGFIDAFWRAAAACDPAAASLDEGKRFPFCTAEGLKGLCEEAGLADIAVTPLEVTTRFDDFNAFWRPFTLGAGPAPGYCRNLEEPQREALKHKLAEEVGTDGAIELPARAWAARGTIG; encoded by the coding sequence ATGAGCAGCCAGCACGACGCGTGGACCGCAGGTCACAGCTACGAGCACTACATGGGGCGGTGGAGCCGCGTCATCGCGTGGCGGTTCCTGGAATGGCTCGACCCGCCCGAGCGGCGCGACTGGCTGGAGATCGGCTGCGGGACCGGCGCGCTGACCGCGACCATCCTCGCCAAGTGCGATCCCGCCTCGATCCTCGCCACCGACCAGTCCGACGACTTCGTCCGCCACGCCGCCGACACGATGCATGACGAGCGTGTGCGCTTCGAGACGGCGGAGGCCCGGGCGCTGCCGGTCGGCGACGCCAGCGTCGACATCGTCACCTCGGGCCTCGTCCTCAACTTCATTCCCGACAAGCCGGCCGCGTTGCAGGAGATGCGGCGTGTCCTGAGGCCCGGCGGCCTCGTCGCGTTCTACGTCTGGGACTATCCGGGCGGCGGGATGGGCTTCATCGACGCGTTCTGGCGCGCGGCGGCGGCCTGCGACCCGGCCGCAGCGTCCCTCGACGAGGGCAAGCGCTTCCCGTTCTGCACCGCGGAGGGGCTGAAGGGGCTGTGCGAGGAGGCCGGCCTCGCGGACATCGCGGTGACCCCGCTCGAGGTCACCACGCGGTTCGACGACTTCAACGCGTTCTGGCGCCCGTTCACGCTCGGCGCCGGCCCCGCCCCGGGCTACTGCCGCAACCTCGAGGAGCCGCAGCGCGAGGCGCTGAAGCACAAGCTGGCGGAAGAGGTGGGGACGGACGGCGCGATCGAGCTGCCGGCGAGGGCGTGGGCCGCGCGCGGCACGATCGGCTGA
- a CDS encoding ABC transporter permease produces the protein MPGVTRRRRTAGTVALRVATTLALLLALWWGLVALLEPPRYVFPGPADVWDSYVRQWPMLLRNTAITAAEIAIGLAVGLAAGAATALTVAATPLARRLVLPVVVATQALPVFAIAPLLVVWLGYGMASKIAMAGLIIYFPVATAYAEAMARVDPRLIDLARIAGASRWQLLWRIRAPGGLPGLAAGAKVAATVAPIGAVVGEWVGASAGLGFVMVNANARSQTGTVFAALGLLALLALATRALADALIDRLLWRPDA, from the coding sequence GTGCCCGGCGTGACGCGGCGCCGCCGGACCGCCGGAACCGTCGCACTGAGGGTGGCGACGACCCTCGCGCTTCTGCTGGCGCTCTGGTGGGGCCTCGTCGCGCTCCTCGAGCCACCGCGCTACGTCTTCCCCGGCCCCGCCGACGTCTGGGACTCCTACGTGCGGCAGTGGCCGATGCTTCTGCGCAATACCGCGATCACCGCGGCGGAGATCGCCATCGGCCTCGCGGTCGGGCTCGCCGCGGGTGCCGCCACGGCGCTCACGGTCGCCGCGACGCCGCTCGCCCGGCGCCTCGTGCTGCCGGTCGTCGTCGCGACGCAGGCGCTTCCCGTCTTCGCCATCGCGCCGCTGCTGGTGGTCTGGCTCGGGTACGGGATGGCCTCGAAGATCGCGATGGCCGGGCTCATCATCTACTTCCCCGTCGCCACCGCCTACGCCGAGGCGATGGCCCGCGTGGACCCCCGCCTCATCGACCTCGCGCGCATCGCCGGGGCCAGCCGCTGGCAGCTCCTGTGGCGGATCCGCGCGCCGGGGGGCCTGCCCGGCCTCGCGGCCGGCGCCAAGGTCGCGGCGACGGTCGCGCCCATCGGCGCCGTCGTCGGCGAGTGGGTCGGCGCCTCGGCCGGGCTCGGCTTCGTCATGGTGAACGCCAACGCGCGCTCGCAGACCGGCACGGTGTTCGCCGCGCTCGGGCTCCTTGCCCTCCTCGCCCTCGCAACGCGCGCCCTTGCGGATGCCCTGATCGACCGGCTTTTATGGCGCCCGGACGCCTGA